A stretch of the Oenococcus sp. UCMA 16435 genome encodes the following:
- a CDS encoding MarR family transcriptional regulator, translated as MNKAEIINELVAHYESSVHLYNDLEKTTYNYGTHIDLYPSEIHMIAAIGRKKDSNLNQLAENLAITKGAVSKMVQKLVKKGLVTKKFAVNSENEVAVNLTAIGKIANENRKLYRSDLNKRISNIYMSVPEPTITQLQEISQKTEKLFQELVNERKK; from the coding sequence ATGAATAAAGCTGAAATTATCAACGAATTGGTTGCTCATTATGAAAGCAGTGTTCATTTATATAATGATCTAGAAAAGACAACATATAATTATGGAACACATATCGATCTTTACCCATCCGAGATTCATATGATAGCTGCCATTGGGAGAAAAAAAGACAGTAACTTAAATCAACTTGCCGAAAATTTAGCTATCACCAAAGGCGCTGTTTCAAAAATGGTTCAAAAACTTGTAAAAAAAGGCTTGGTCACAAAAAAATTTGCAGTTAATTCTGAAAATGAAGTAGCGGTTAATTTAACTGCCATCGGTAAAATTGCTAATGAAAATAGAAAACTATATAGAAGCGATTTAAACAAGAGGATTTCCAACATTTATATGTCTGTTCCAGAACCAACTATCACACAGCTCCAAGAAATTAGTCAAAAAACTGAAAAACTTTTCCAAGAATTAGTTAACGAAAGAAAAAAATAA
- a CDS encoding ABC transporter permease: MKSATTKNLVFNNILTMTHRNLLKTLHNPDNFSDVIMQPVIFTLLFGYLFGGVIAGSVHAYLPMLVSGILVQSILNAASGSGQQLREDINAGVFDRFKTLPILPIVPLAGQLVGDIFRLLLSGVVALITAFLMGWRPTVNLPTLVVALLLAIFIGWSTSWIFALVGLIAKNAELIGSLSMIIILVMTFLSNAFIPTKTLPRFIQTLVKINPVSLTITAIRTILRTGHWSINATMVLISGGIIILIFMPLTVFIYQRRH; this comes from the coding sequence ATGAAATCAGCCACAACAAAAAATCTTGTTTTTAATAACATACTGACTATGACGCACCGTAACCTACTAAAAACTTTGCATAATCCCGATAATTTCAGTGACGTCATTATGCAACCTGTGATCTTCACATTATTATTTGGATACCTATTCGGCGGCGTGATTGCCGGTAGTGTTCACGCCTACTTACCAATGCTGGTATCTGGAATTCTGGTTCAAAGTATTTTAAACGCTGCTTCAGGTTCGGGACAACAACTGCGCGAAGATATTAACGCAGGAGTCTTTGACCGTTTCAAGACTCTGCCGATTTTACCAATTGTGCCATTGGCGGGTCAATTAGTTGGCGACATCTTCCGACTGTTACTTTCAGGAGTAGTGGCTTTAATAACAGCTTTTTTAATGGGTTGGCGGCCAACAGTTAACTTGCCGACACTTGTAGTGGCCCTGTTATTGGCTATCTTTATTGGCTGGTCTACCTCGTGGATTTTTGCCTTGGTTGGCCTAATTGCTAAGAATGCTGAATTAATTGGAAGCTTATCAATGATTATTATCTTAGTGATGACATTTTTATCCAACGCCTTTATTCCAACAAAGACGTTACCACGATTTATACAGACCTTAGTTAAGATTAATCCAGTCAGTTTGACGATTACTGCAATCAGAACAATTCTGAGGACTGGTCATTGGAGCATTAATGCCACTATGGTTCTTATTAGTGGAGGAATCATCATTTTAATATTTATGCCATTAACGGTTTTTATTTATCAGCGACGCCACTAA
- a CDS encoding MFS transporter — protein sequence MMETKKIRKQQFGLVALSLIMFVVTIDTTITNIALPTITDYFKTNLTDSNWVSTVYVLILSVLMIPAAKLADQLGRKKIMLIGLSIFGLGSLMCALSSSLSFLISMRFLQGIGGAIAMPVEIPLAVDLLGRAKANKSVGIIGAVAAIAAASGPVIGGLLIHLWSWHAIFYINVPIVLITIVLIAVCFGESFDESVSKRIDLIGIILLSIALFFLTFVLLKGYDYGWLSKKILLMLFGSILSTCLFVITERKKAEPLIEYKLFKDPTFFSSTVIYFLCGFTIVCSSVVFNFFLENIKNYSPLHAAYIIMFTSIMTMIAMPIGSQLGQKLNYCWVIVFGVFLTSISLLLLTQLSMDMSVFTMAFDMCVLGLGFGLSSLALISAVQYIPEEKAGIASGMVNAGRQLGTCLGIALLVGLLNNNIDYSFQQTQSYSIKVIEKSNISDPLKQISKRQVKKLFVLSNYNNALEKQKLLIAKSRIKYVFLRKKSIPKPQKGSGLRKLYKANQQLIIESKKSGKNNTFIVEQQSLSQVISLIGEKQELQKIFKQTKQEENRQIIKAFKKTYLCAFVLITVCIPVSFFTDKK from the coding sequence ATGATGGAAACAAAAAAGATAAGAAAACAACAATTCGGTTTGGTCGCTTTATCTTTGATTATGTTTGTTGTCACTATTGATACAACAATCACAAATATTGCTTTGCCAACTATAACCGATTATTTTAAAACGAATTTAACCGATAGCAACTGGGTCAGTACTGTTTATGTCCTGATCTTATCCGTTTTGATGATTCCGGCGGCCAAATTAGCCGATCAATTGGGAAGGAAAAAAATAATGTTGATCGGTTTATCAATATTTGGTCTCGGCTCATTAATGTGTGCACTATCAAGTTCATTATCATTCTTAATTTCCATGCGTTTTCTCCAAGGGATTGGGGGCGCAATTGCTATGCCGGTTGAAATACCCCTCGCTGTAGATTTATTAGGCAGAGCAAAGGCAAACAAGTCAGTTGGTATTATCGGGGCAGTTGCGGCAATTGCGGCAGCCTCTGGCCCTGTCATCGGAGGGCTTTTAATTCATTTGTGGTCCTGGCATGCCATTTTTTATATTAACGTTCCCATTGTTTTAATCACGATTGTTTTAATCGCTGTTTGCTTCGGCGAATCCTTTGATGAAAGCGTTTCTAAAAGAATTGACTTGATTGGGATTATCCTACTGAGCATTGCCTTATTTTTTCTTACCTTTGTTTTGCTTAAAGGCTACGACTACGGTTGGCTTTCTAAGAAGATTCTTTTAATGTTGTTTGGATCTATATTATCAACTTGTTTATTTGTTATTACTGAGAGAAAGAAGGCTGAGCCCTTAATTGAATATAAGCTCTTCAAAGATCCTACATTTTTTAGTTCGACAGTAATTTACTTTCTTTGCGGTTTTACAATTGTATGCTCTTCGGTGGTGTTCAATTTCTTTTTGGAAAACATCAAAAACTATTCGCCTCTACATGCCGCCTACATTATTATGTTCACTTCAATCATGACAATGATTGCCATGCCGATCGGCAGCCAGCTTGGTCAGAAATTGAATTATTGTTGGGTCATAGTATTTGGCGTATTCCTAACTAGTATCAGCTTGTTGCTATTAACACAATTAAGTATGGATATGTCTGTATTTACGATGGCTTTCGACATGTGTGTCTTAGGCCTAGGTTTTGGTTTATCTAGTCTTGCCTTAATCTCAGCAGTTCAATATATTCCGGAGGAAAAAGCCGGTATTGCCTCAGGTATGGTCAACGCAGGCCGACAGTTGGGCACTTGCCTGGGGATTGCCCTATTGGTAGGCTTGTTAAACAACAATATCGACTATTCATTTCAACAAACCCAATCTTATTCAATCAAAGTAATCGAAAAAAGTAATATTTCCGACCCACTTAAACAGATTTCAAAACGCCAAGTTAAAAAGCTTTTTGTTTTGTCTAATTATAATAATGCTTTGGAAAAACAAAAATTATTAATTGCAAAATCCAGGATAAAGTATGTTTTTCTACGAAAAAAATCTATACCGAAACCACAAAAAGGATCAGGCTTGCGCAAACTATACAAAGCAAACCAGCAGCTGATTATTGAATCAAAAAAATCAGGAAAAAATAATACGTTTATAGTCGAGCAACAAAGTTTATCACAGGTAATTTCTTTAATTGGAGAGAAACAAGAACTACAAAAAATTTTCAAGCAGACTAAACAAGAAGAAAACCGGCAAATAATCAAGGCTTTTAAAAAGACTTATTTATGTGCTTTTGTTTTAATCACCGTCTGCATACCAGTATCGTTTTTTACAGATAAAAAATAG
- a CDS encoding ATP-binding cassette domain-containing protein has protein sequence MSNDNVIQVMNVQKRFGNKVAVQDVSFAIKKGEIFGLLGPNGAGKTTILRMITTLLRQDAGKILLNNFDTLTQSRLARQQFSVTGQTAAIDQDLSARENLMIFGKLNGLTGAAARSRAIELLIDFDLVNSADQTLATFSGGMRRRLDLAVSLIGMPSILFLDEPTTGLDPRTRTQMWQAIQKLVAQGSTVLLTTQYLEEADHLANRIALIDHGRMIAMGTPSELKQQVGGLQLRLEVDDLKWVTQAQTIIQDTLAVSIHVDERTLTALLNNTGMQPVSRILNQLQAAGIAINNFAIETPSLDDVFLKMTVGKN, from the coding sequence ATGAGTAATGATAATGTGATCCAAGTAATGAATGTTCAGAAACGCTTTGGCAACAAAGTAGCGGTGCAAGATGTTTCTTTTGCCATCAAGAAAGGCGAGATTTTTGGCTTATTAGGTCCAAACGGAGCTGGAAAGACCACTATTTTAAGGATGATAACGACTTTATTACGCCAAGATGCGGGGAAAATTTTGTTGAACAACTTTGATACGCTGACACAAAGCCGTTTGGCACGCCAACAATTTAGTGTGACCGGCCAAACTGCAGCGATCGATCAGGATTTAAGTGCACGCGAGAATTTAATGATCTTCGGTAAGTTGAATGGGTTAACTGGTGCAGCCGCTCGTAGTCGTGCCATTGAACTATTAATAGATTTTGACTTAGTTAATTCAGCTGATCAAACATTAGCAACATTTTCCGGTGGAATGCGTCGTCGATTGGATTTAGCTGTTAGTTTGATAGGAATGCCCTCTATTCTTTTTTTAGATGAGCCAACCACTGGATTAGATCCGCGAACAAGAACACAGATGTGGCAGGCTATTCAAAAGTTGGTTGCCCAGGGTTCGACAGTTTTATTAACAACTCAATATTTGGAAGAAGCGGATCATCTAGCTAATCGAATTGCCCTCATTGATCATGGCCGAATGATTGCGATGGGGACCCCGAGTGAACTAAAGCAACAAGTCGGTGGTCTGCAACTTCGGCTAGAGGTGGACGATTTAAAATGGGTTACACAAGCCCAGACGATTATTCAGGATACTTTGGCAGTATCTATTCATGTAGACGAACGAACACTGACTGCATTGCTTAACAATACAGGAATGCAGCCAGTTTCACGGATTTTGAATCAACTTCAAGCTGCAGGGATTGCCATCAACAATTTTGCCATTGAAACTCCATCGTTGGATGACGTTTTCCTAAAAATGACGGTTGGCAAAAATTAA
- a CDS encoding multidrug efflux MFS transporter produces the protein MIIGNALILFSLIGFTFFAYEISIVFIIIFYLILRVGIAFSFGNVMSSASELVEAQQKGDINAILNVSQQYGGSLGTVLVAAIISSLQLSNSDTLETIRIGSMLDYILLTILAAYALLLVFSNQRTEKKQK, from the coding sequence TTGATTATTGGCAACGCTTTGATATTGTTTTCTTTGATTGGCTTTACTTTTTTTGCATATGAAATCTCGATAGTTTTTATTATTATTTTCTATTTAATTTTGCGTGTCGGTATTGCTTTTAGTTTTGGAAATGTTATGAGTTCTGCTAGTGAATTGGTTGAAGCACAACAAAAAGGAGATATTAATGCTATTTTAAATGTCTCTCAACAGTACGGTGGATCATTAGGCACTGTTTTAGTTGCAGCGATTATTTCTTCACTTCAATTATCTAATTCTGATACATTGGAAACAATTCGAATTGGTTCAATGCTTGATTACATCCTTCTGACAATTTTGGCTGCCTATGCATTATTATTAGTGTTTTCTAATCAAAGAACCGAAAAAAAGCAAAAATAA